A part of Ignavibacteriales bacterium genomic DNA contains:
- the coaD gene encoding pantetheine-phosphate adenylyltransferase, which yields MDIVKRASELFDWVVVTVAVNQSKQPLFSTEERLEMLRGSLKEFKNISVDYFDGLVVDHAHSVGATGIIRGLRAVSDFEYEFQMALMNRKLAADIATIFLMPHEKYTYLNSSIVRNLASLKADVSEFVPAIVKEKLKLKFT from the coding sequence ATTGATATAGTCAAAAGAGCTAGTGAACTATTTGATTGGGTGGTGGTAACGGTTGCTGTTAATCAATCCAAGCAGCCATTATTCTCAACTGAAGAGCGTCTTGAAATGCTAAGGGGAAGTTTGAAAGAATTCAAAAACATTTCTGTAGATTATTTTGACGGCTTGGTGGTTGACCATGCACACAGCGTTGGTGCCACGGGCATTATCAGGGGTCTGCGTGCTGTAAGTGATTTTGAATATGAATTTCAAATGGCGTTGATGAATAGAAAATTAGCCGCAGACATCGCAACAATATTTTTAATGCCGCACGAGAAATATACATATCTGAATTCATCCATTGTCAGAAACCTTGCAAGTCTGAAAGCCGATGTGAGCGAGTTTGTGCCTGCGATTGTTAAAGAAAAATTGAAATTGAAATTCACTTAA
- a CDS encoding T9SS type A sorting domain-containing protein: protein MKLLNYFYHCLLSFILLYSTSLPQQITWLHTTGPVAESIKCFSVLQEGTMLCGTASNGIYISNDFGNSWSNSSTGLSASDVNSIYKAQSGTVFAGLNGGGVNKSTNSGESWEQTAISLLSITSISENSSGDIFAAGWGAIYKSTDDGVSWDTLSNGLPSADWIEALVINTSQRIICVTGINGVFYSDDNGESFISSGLSGVELNSIVKNPFDYLFVSSNGSGVYKSTDNGLNWTEVNSGLNDLFVNTLWSDNNNNLFAGLKNGRVYLSINNGTIWQPITTAYSLSEVNSILSDLSQNVFAGTNLNGIFCASEGSYKWNQCNEGLKSSEVINLLAIDSTQVFAATNLNGIFRTSNKGGTWINNALQGNIGMTLSLSNNKNIYAGLFAEIGFFGDKLRSDDNGYSWISIGAGLPIEPAYDFAFTKHDEVYTAIAGASAEIYYSSDSGSNWNKISGSLSNPVYSVAVNSLGTIFAGSNSGIIYRLAAGALNWTELDVNSPNAAITKIAVNHKDYIFAVSNTGGGIFRSTDNGNNWQSLAAGLLDTVITSIYIDPNDLVFIATSTQGVYYSKENGDTWIPTSSLIPLPNVTSLTMDDEGYLYAGTRFNGVYRTFQTLTDVEDQPAAYPSEFLLEQNYPNPFNPSTKIRWQAPAGSWQTLKIYDVLGNEIAILVNEYREAGSYEINFDASSFSSGVYYYQLKVGNFIETRKMILLR from the coding sequence ATGAAACTATTAAACTATTTCTATCATTGCCTTCTTTCTTTCATTCTACTTTATTCTACCTCTCTTCCACAGCAAATAACCTGGCTGCATACTACCGGACCTGTCGCTGAATCAATAAAATGCTTCTCAGTTTTACAGGAAGGGACTATGCTTTGCGGCACAGCTTCAAATGGAATTTATATATCGAATGATTTCGGAAATAGCTGGAGCAATTCGAGCACCGGGCTTTCTGCTTCCGATGTTAATTCAATTTACAAAGCACAGAGTGGAACTGTGTTTGCAGGACTGAATGGCGGGGGGGTTAATAAATCAACTAATTCCGGTGAAAGCTGGGAACAGACTGCGATTTCCCTATTAAGCATAACTTCAATATCAGAAAATTCATCGGGAGATATATTTGCCGCAGGCTGGGGTGCAATTTATAAAAGTACGGATGACGGAGTTAGCTGGGATACCTTATCCAATGGATTACCCTCTGCAGATTGGATTGAAGCATTAGTTATAAATACTTCGCAAAGAATAATTTGTGTTACCGGAATAAATGGAGTCTTTTATTCTGATGACAATGGAGAAAGTTTTATATCATCGGGTTTATCCGGTGTCGAACTTAATTCAATTGTTAAAAATCCTTTTGATTATCTTTTTGTTTCAAGTAATGGAAGCGGGGTGTATAAATCCACAGACAATGGTTTGAACTGGACAGAAGTAAACAGCGGCTTAAATGATCTATTCGTTAACACTCTTTGGAGCGACAATAATAATAATCTCTTTGCCGGATTAAAAAATGGAAGAGTTTATCTTTCAATTAATAATGGAACGATATGGCAGCCGATCACTACTGCTTATTCACTATCCGAGGTAAATTCAATTCTGTCTGATTTAAGTCAAAACGTTTTTGCCGGGACAAATCTTAATGGAATTTTTTGTGCTTCTGAGGGCAGCTACAAATGGAATCAATGCAATGAAGGATTGAAATCATCCGAAGTTATAAATTTGCTTGCAATAGACAGCACTCAGGTTTTTGCTGCTACCAATCTTAATGGAATTTTCAGAACATCAAATAAAGGCGGTACGTGGATAAATAATGCACTGCAAGGTAATATTGGAATGACATTATCATTAAGCAATAATAAAAATATTTACGCCGGACTTTTTGCCGAGATTGGGTTCTTCGGTGATAAACTCCGCTCAGATGATAACGGCTATTCGTGGATTTCAATAGGTGCGGGGCTTCCAATAGAACCGGCTTATGATTTTGCTTTTACAAAGCATGATGAGGTTTACACTGCTATTGCTGGCGCAAGTGCTGAGATTTATTACTCTTCAGATTCAGGCAGCAACTGGAATAAAATCAGCGGTTCACTTTCTAATCCTGTTTATTCAGTTGCGGTAAATTCATTGGGGACAATATTCGCCGGCAGCAATTCAGGGATAATATATCGCTTAGCTGCGGGTGCGTTAAATTGGACTGAACTTGATGTTAATTCACCAAACGCTGCAATTACGAAAATAGCAGTTAATCATAAAGATTATATTTTTGCAGTATCGAACACAGGCGGGGGTATATTTCGTTCAACTGATAACGGAAATAACTGGCAAAGTTTAGCAGCAGGACTTTTAGATACGGTTATTACATCAATTTATATTGACCCGAATGATTTAGTCTTTATTGCTACAAGCACACAGGGAGTTTACTACTCAAAAGAAAATGGAGATACATGGATACCAACGAGTTCATTAATTCCATTACCGAATGTAACTTCACTTACAATGGATGATGAAGGCTATCTCTATGCAGGCACAAGATTCAATGGTGTTTATAGAACTTTCCAAACGTTAACTGATGTTGAAGATCAGCCGGCTGCTTACCCATCGGAGTTTTTACTTGAGCAGAATTACCCCAACCCGTTTAATCCGAGCACTAAAATAAGGTGGCAGGCGCCAGCGGGCAGTTGGCAAACTTTAAAGATTTATGATGTCCTTGGAAACGAAATAGCAATACTTGTAAACGAATATCGTGAAGCAGGAAGTTATGAAATCAATTTTGATGCTTCATCATTTTCGAGCGGTGTTTATTACTATCAGTTGAAAGTAGGAAATTTTATTGAGACCAGGAAGATGATTTTACTAAGGTGA
- a CDS encoding N-6 DNA methylase — MAKTPKQKKQKSIEETLWDSANKLRGSVEPSEYKHVVLGLIFLKFANDKFEERKQELISEGKEKYIGMTEFYTAKNVFFLPEESRWSYLIQNAKQPELALIIDTALAIVEKNNPALQGALPNNYYSRISLDQSKLGALIDTINNINTIEDKQSDIVGRVYEYFLLKFAIAEGKGKGEFYTPKSIVNLIAEMIEPYSGKVYDPCCGSGGMFVQSIKFVESHHGNKKNISIYGQEATNTTYKLAKMNLAIRGIYANFGEKAVSTFTNDQHKDLKADFIMANPPFNQKDWRAADELINDPRWAGYEVPPTGNANYAWILNIVSKLSANGVAGFLLANGALSGDNSEKEIRKKLIQNNLVEAILVLPRNMFYTTDISVTLWILNKNKKAHTIAQPDNIRKYRDRQKEILFMDLRQIGIPFEKKYTQFSDDDIKQITSTYHNWQQTDYKKTYKDTPEFCYSAHFDEIEKKDFSLVPSKYIEFINRDENIDFDEKMKSLQSEFSQLLKSEEQSKKDLLKVFKELGYEIKL, encoded by the coding sequence ATGGCTAAAACTCCGAAACAAAAAAAACAAAAAAGCATCGAAGAAACTCTTTGGGATTCTGCCAATAAACTCCGCGGCTCTGTGGAACCATCTGAATATAAACACGTGGTGCTTGGCTTAATCTTCTTAAAGTTTGCTAATGATAAATTTGAAGAACGAAAACAGGAATTGATATCCGAAGGTAAAGAAAAGTATATCGGTATGACCGAGTTCTATACCGCAAAAAATGTTTTCTTTTTACCGGAGGAATCCCGCTGGTCCTATCTAATCCAGAATGCAAAACAACCGGAGCTTGCTCTTATAATTGATACTGCACTAGCCATTGTTGAAAAAAATAATCCTGCTCTGCAAGGTGCGTTACCAAATAATTATTATTCACGAATAAGTTTAGATCAAAGTAAACTTGGTGCTTTAATCGATACAATCAATAACATTAATACAATCGAGGATAAACAGAGCGATATAGTCGGTCGTGTTTATGAATACTTCTTGTTAAAGTTTGCAATTGCAGAAGGCAAAGGCAAAGGTGAGTTCTACACTCCCAAAAGTATTGTTAACCTTATAGCTGAAATGATTGAACCATACTCAGGTAAAGTATATGATCCCTGTTGCGGTTCCGGCGGTATGTTCGTTCAATCAATTAAATTTGTTGAAAGTCATCACGGCAATAAAAAAAATATTTCTATTTATGGACAGGAAGCCACAAACACCACTTACAAATTAGCTAAAATGAATCTTGCTATCCGCGGCATATATGCAAACTTTGGTGAAAAAGCTGTTAGCACATTTACAAACGATCAGCATAAAGATCTTAAAGCTGATTTTATTATGGCTAATCCTCCGTTCAACCAAAAAGATTGGCGCGCTGCTGATGAACTTATCAACGACCCGCGCTGGGCTGGTTATGAAGTGCCTCCGACTGGTAATGCAAACTACGCCTGGATTCTTAATATCGTTTCCAAACTTTCTGCAAATGGTGTTGCCGGTTTCTTACTTGCTAATGGTGCACTTAGTGGTGATAATTCAGAAAAAGAAATTCGTAAAAAACTGATCCAGAATAATCTTGTAGAAGCTATTCTTGTTTTACCACGCAATATGTTTTACACGACTGATATAAGTGTTACCCTCTGGATTCTTAACAAGAATAAAAAAGCTCATACCATTGCACAGCCTGATAACATCCGCAAATATAGAGATCGTCAGAAGGAAATTCTTTTTATGGATCTAAGACAAATTGGTATCCCGTTCGAGAAAAAATATACCCAGTTTTCTGATGATGATATAAAACAAATTACTTCAACATACCATAACTGGCAGCAGACTGATTACAAAAAAACTTATAAAGACACACCCGAGTTTTGTTATAGTGCGCATTTCGATGAAATTGAAAAGAAAGATTTTTCTCTCGTACCTAGTAAATATATCGAGTTTATAAATCGGGATGAGAATATTGACTTTGATGAAAAAATGAAATCACTTCAATCTGAATTTTCTCAACTTCTTAAGTCTGAAGAACAATCAAAAAAAGATTTACTCAAAGTCTTTAAAGAACTGGGTTATGAGATCAAATTATAA
- a CDS encoding restriction endonuclease subunit S, producing the protein MRSNYKKLGNYIREVNVRNSTAEELPLLGINIDKFFMPSVANIVGTDLSTYKLVKTSQFACNRMHVGRDERLPVALSNSPNNFIVSPAYDVFEIIDQDILLPEYLMMWFSRGEYDRNAWFYTDADVRGGLHWDAFCEMTLPIPHPDKQKEIVKEYNTIVNRINLNNQLIQKLEETAQAIYKQWFVDFEFPDENGNPYKSSGGEMVFNEELEKEIPKGWDLKIVGDIVDCNYATLSSQDDYETIEYLDTSSITNNEIEIIQILNPTVDEIPSRAKRKVNHNDIIFSTVRPNLKHFGILKNPKSNMIVSTGFAVLKPTYPNVCGELVYYLITNEDNMQSLQARAEMSVSTYPSINPEDLLNINFILPSKEILLLANTIFQSHSELSDRKKKEIKLLRNMKELLLSKLATIEN; encoded by the coding sequence ATGAGATCAAATTATAAAAAATTGGGAAACTACATTAGAGAAGTTAATGTTAGAAACTCTACTGCTGAAGAATTACCACTACTCGGAATAAATATAGATAAATTCTTTATGCCTTCAGTTGCGAATATTGTTGGTACAGATTTATCCACTTACAAACTTGTAAAAACTAGTCAATTTGCTTGCAACAGAATGCACGTTGGCAGAGACGAAAGATTGCCTGTTGCACTTTCAAATAGTCCGAATAATTTTATTGTATCTCCAGCTTATGATGTTTTTGAAATTATTGATCAAGATATACTTTTACCGGAATATCTAATGATGTGGTTTTCAAGAGGAGAATATGATCGTAATGCTTGGTTTTATACTGATGCAGATGTTCGTGGTGGATTGCATTGGGATGCTTTTTGTGAAATGACTTTACCCATTCCCCACCCTGATAAACAAAAAGAAATCGTTAAAGAATATAACACTATAGTAAACCGCATAAATCTAAATAACCAGCTAATTCAAAAACTCGAAGAAACTGCCCAGGCTATCTACAAACAATGGTTTGTTGATTTTGAATTCCCCGATGAAAATGGAAACCCCTACAAAAGTAGCGGTGGCGAAATGGTTTTCAATGAAGAATTAGAAAAAGAGATTCCAAAGGGTTGGGACTTAAAAATTGTCGGCGATATTGTTGATTGCAACTATGCAACATTGTCTTCACAAGATGATTATGAAACAATTGAATACTTGGACACGAGTAGTATCACCAACAATGAAATAGAAATAATTCAAATTCTAAATCCAACCGTGGATGAAATCCCAAGTAGAGCAAAGAGAAAAGTAAATCATAACGACATAATATTCTCAACTGTAAGGCCTAATCTCAAACATTTTGGAATATTGAAAAATCCAAAATCAAATATGATAGTTTCAACAGGATTCGCAGTTTTGAAACCGACATATCCGAATGTATGTGGAGAGTTAGTTTATTATTTAATTACTAATGAAGATAATATGCAAAGTTTGCAAGCAAGGGCAGAAATGAGCGTTTCAACATATCCATCAATTAATCCAGAAGACCTTTTAAACATCAATTTCATTTTGCCCTCTAAAGAAATTTTATTGTTAGCAAATACAATATTTCAATCTCATTCTGAATTATCGGACCGAAAGAAAAAGGAAATTAAATTATTGAGAAATATGAAAGAGCTACTTCTATCCAAATTAGCCACAATAGAAAATTAA